The genomic region TCCGTCGTTCTCGCACTTTGCCGTCGCTCTCGGACAATCCGCGCGCCTGGGCACGGCGTAGACCGTCGGAATCGACGCCCGTCGAACTCTCGTTCGATCGGCACAGTTCGTTCGACCGTGGCGGTAACCGAAACGTAGATCTTCGAGTCGCTGGACGAAGAATGTTGCTTAGAAACGAGCAGTCAAATGAATAAGGAACAAAACGGCCTTGGACCTCTTTCTTGCACACTTTGACACGCGATCGGGAAGACACATTGCGCCGAACAAGAGAACCTCGCGGGTTTTTTCTTTCCTATCTTCGTGGAGACCGATGGAGATCGTCGGATCTTCGCGGGCAGAAACGTGCAGCTTCGACATTCGATGTCTTAGATAATCGAGTAGGATGGACAGACATAACTGGAGTGGATTCGATCAAATATTCTGTATACTACTTTCGTAAACCTGCCGGACGTCTTTAATATACGCACAAGATACAAACGTTCTAGGTCCCTGTATGTAGACAACCATACTCAATGTACGCTTGCGGATTGGCTTTCTGGTGGTTAAAAATGTGAGCCGGTCGCGCACCAGGCGAACCAGGAACGCTTCACGAACCGGGAAATTAAAGAGTCGAGAGAAAAGGACACGGACCACTGTCACGCGTTGCCTCGCCTGGTGGACAAAACGGCTCACCGTATAAAATACAGTGTGAAGAACTGTCGACAACGAACACAACGAGCAATACCGTTCTACCCCTGCTCCCCGTCCGAATAGTGCTCGCATCAACGTAATGGAACGAAACACAGACATTTACAAATTGATACCTAGAGCGATCTCAACCGACCCTGAAGCGCtgagtaaaataaatcagtGTAACAAACGAACGTAGTTTACACCAGATGAAGATAAAACATAGTATCATTCGACGGCtctggaaaaaaaagggagcaGCGCTCTGCTTGCCGGATAGCTTCGCCATGTGGCGTTGACGTCGCTTCCCATTCGCTTACAGAGCCGGcgaagttataaaaattactacgaAACGAAAGGCCGGAAGCTTTTGTTTTCTGCAAGTTCCACCTAAACGGCGAATAGGGGCCGAAACGCGCTAGCGAGCAGTTCCCGTGCCGGGCCGACCTGGTCACATTCCATCGACGGTATCGATCGGCACCGTGCTGTTCGCTGTTGCGAAGACTCTAATATAGATCAATGAGAGAATAATCCGAGGGCCCGGTTAGGGCCTGGCCGCTAGCGTGTCCGGACCTGATGGGAGTCAAGGAGTACGCGACTGAACGTGGGAGGAAAAGCGACGGATGAATAAGTATACCGACTATTTGTTCGAAAGCCGGTGCGTTCGGCGTGTCGGTGCGGGTCCTTACAGAGAAACGAACTCGTGCGGCGGCTGTATAATTCGCGGGGGCGGTGGCGGCGATAACCGCAGATCCACGTCGGTCAGGGAGAACGCGGAGCTGCCGTTGGCCGTGACACGGGGCCCCATATTGTCGTAAGGCGAGCAGAGGTCCGTGGACCTGAGGGCGCGCCGCGGAAGCGTCGCGAAGCTGGAGACGCTGGAGGCGGCCGCGACGGCGGTGCTCGACTTGTTGACCACGCCGCCGTGAACAGGCAGGTCCAACAGGTCCGGGTAGCATCGTTCGGAAGAGTCCTGCGGCACGGACACGGAGATGAAGATGTTACCGAAGATCCCGGCCGGGAGGACACCGTTCGTAAACTCCGGGGGCGGGGGCGGGAACATGGCGGCGCAGGGGACCGATCTGATCGCATTCGCGGCGCCACCGGCCACTTCCGGTCTGAGTCTTTCGATGGTGACGGTGGCGGCGCTCATGGGGTCGCAGATCGACCCCCTTTCCGCCAGCTCCAGGTCCCCGGAGCTGTAGGCCTCGACGATGCTCCCGTGGCCGCTGCCCTGCTCGTTGCTGTTCCCGGGCGTGGTCGTGGTCACGGACAGGTCCAGCAGCTTTTTCTCTTGGTCGCCGAAGCTGGTGCTCCCTTGCAGCTTGACCTTCTCGCGAGCACTCTGCCTGCGGGAGCCACCACAAACACAAAGCGCCAACAGAACCGCGGAGATCGAGGCGCACAGGGCCGCGGCCCCGCCGCCGGCTAAGCTGACCCACAGCAGCCAATTGTCACTCTGGGACAGCGTGGGCGCGGTGTACACTCGCGGGATTGCCACACTGACGGTGTCCCTGGCCAGACCGGCGATGTTCTTCGCGAAACAAGCGTACTCCCCGGCGTCCCCGTCGCTCGCATTGTAAACCGTCAGGTTGCTCCACCTGTCGGCTACCTTGTCGTTGGCCCTGCCGCCTGCGGACCGCTCGTTGCTGCCGGAGCTGACCTCGGAGGTCGCGTAAGCAATGTACGTCCCTGAATAGGATTGTTCGGCGGGCTTGGTGGCATTCACCGGACCGCCGTTCAGCTGCCACCAGACCTCCGGCTCCGGGTCCCCGGTGGCTAGACAAGCCAAGCTCAGGTTGCCGTTCACTTCCTCCTGGATGCTGTTTGCCAGAACAAAGACCACAGGCTCGCAGGCGAACTCGACCGGTTTCACGTCCTCCCACTTGCGACCCTGAAGCCGCGACGGCGATGAACACACTTGAGGCACGGAATACAGTTTGCTGGGCACGTCGGAGATCAGCCAGCTCCGGAAATCTCGGAGTCTGCAATCGCAGCTCCACCGGTTCCCGTCCATGGTCAGGGTCTTCAGACGCGGCAGGTTCGAGATCACTGCGGCGTCCACGTACTCCAGCTCGTTCTGATCGAGTCTCAGCGACTCTAGGCCAGTCAGATGCACGAACGCCTTACCGTGGATTTCCGACAGGGAACACCTCTGCAGCTCGAGGGTCCGCAGGTGCGCCAGAACCGGAAACTGGTGGCTCCTCAAGCTAGCCAGCGGGTTGCCGCTCAGGATCAGGATCCTGAGCCGCTCGTTGCCTAAGAACGTGCCCGGCTCCAGCGCCACCACGTGGTTGTCGGACAGGTCGATCTCCACGAGGATAGTCATGTTGCGGAACGAGTCCGCGTGGATGTGGTGGATGCCCGCGTTCCTCAGGAACACCTTCTGCAGATTCAGCAGGCCCGACCGCTTGAAGATCTCCGACTGCAGCGCCGGGATCTTGTTGCCGGAGAGGTCCAGCACCTGCATGTCCGGGTCCAGGGACGCCGGCAGCGATGTCAGCCCGGCGTTATGGCATAGCGCTGACTTCTTGCCCGATGTCCATCTGCAACTGCACACCGCCGGACAGTCCGTCCAATCCGGGAACGCGGCCGCCTTCGACAGCAACGCGTACGTGCCCAGCAGGAACAACAGGGACAGCAGGAGGTTCCCTCGGAGAGGGTGCTGCGTTGCCCCTAACATGCCACAGTCTGTTTCTCTTCCCCTCGATTAGAAGTCTGCAACATCGAGAAGACTGTCAACGAATTGTGTTCGCATGTGACGACAGGATACGAACGATTCGCCGACTCGTCGCGAGGGACTCCTCGGCTGAATGCTCTAATCTTGCGCCATGGGAAGTTCATTAATAAACGGAGAGCGAATCGGATTAATTCCTCTTGGTTGTTAAGCAGGACTATCGACCGAATGCTCTAATCGTCTTTGACTGCATAAAGACATTTTCATAGCCTTCTCTGCTAGCAGAATAATTCACAATTGAATTAGAGCTATTGATTTCAATTGAACCGATCAGATATTCGAGGGATACTTAATAATTCGATTGTAATTAATCATCAATTCAATGATACTGATGTATTAAGTAAACCGGAATATTCTGTCCGATaatgttatttcaattgtCAATACAATAACGTTATTTACCAATTGCCATCGTGTTGGCAAGAGGTCATAAATAACGACAGAACGTATTTTGTACAgtggatattattaataatattattaagtatttatattatagatatatagatataaatacataaatataaatatataaatatagatattatgaTAGATATTatgaacaatatattattttctttcgcttcACAAACGAACCAAACCTTCCACCGTGCCTAATGAGAATCTATCTCAATATAGAAATaccaatatattttaatgtaattaaatacgCATAGCGCAACTGTagtactactactactataaatcataatatcgCATTACTTCACGTTTGCTAACGCAGTGCATACAGGGTATACTACAATTTGTGGTGCAACTAGAAAGAGGGCGATTCTACATGTAACAATATGTTGAGGAAAAGAATAACACGTTTTTATTCCAGGctctatttttgaaaaaaattaaatgaaacacgcGAGCTTCATGAAGCcataaatgaagaaatgttACTGTTTCATCTCCTCTTCTTGCATGTAGAATCAACTCTTTGCCGATCGTACCACAATTTtcggtacaccctgtatattaccGTAATCATTCTGGTAATTAACCTGGCTTCGATATTTTAActattgaatttcaacaatgcatataattccaataacaataataatgaacgCAGCATATCAGCTTTTAGTATTTGCtaacatatacagggtgtgtcAGAAGTCATAGAAGAAGTGAACAGGGGATGATATTACGTGAAAAAGGTAAGGATAATATTTTGTGTAACATTCCTTATCCGGGGCTCTGTTTCAAGAAAATCGACTTTAAAGTTTGTTCATCTTTGTAGAGGATTTAGTTGTCATCCATTGTTCCACCGTAGTTGCCTCCGTTTACAAACATTAATTGTTGCGAACCCACGCAATAAATGGAATCCCATCATTGTCAACGTTTGCAAACACGATCTCGAATGGAGGCAACTGCGGGTAGAAGAATAAACAACTAAATCCCTTAAAAACATGAACAAACTTTaaagtcgattttctcgaaaactgaGACCGGGATAAAGAAATGTTACactaaatttttttcttcacttttCCACGTAGACTATCCCCTGCTCGGTTGTGCTACGAATTCTAGTCCACCCTGTATAGTAAAATAACACAGGTGCTATATCGGCACTTGAAAAccctttaa from Augochlora pura isolate Apur16 chromosome 5, APUR_v2.2.1, whole genome shotgun sequence harbors:
- the LOC144470062 gene encoding uncharacterized protein LOC144470062 gives rise to the protein MLGATQHPLRGNLLLSLLFLLGTYALLSKAAAFPDWTDCPAVCSCRWTSGKKSALCHNAGLTSLPASLDPDMQVLDLSGNKIPALQSEIFKRSGLLNLQKVFLRNAGIHHIHADSFRNMTILVEIDLSDNHVVALEPGTFLGNERLRILILSGNPLASLRSHQFPVLAHLRTLELQRCSLSEIHGKAFVHLTGLESLRLDQNELEYVDAAVISNLPRLKTLTMDGNRWSCDCRLRDFRSWLISDVPSKLYSVPQVCSSPSRLQGRKWEDVKPVEFACEPVVFVLANSIQEEVNGNLSLACLATGDPEPEVWWQLNGGPVNATKPAEQSYSGTYIAYATSEVSSGSNERSAGGRANDKVADRWSNLTVYNASDGDAGEYACFAKNIAGLARDTVSVAIPRVYTAPTLSQSDNWLLWVSLAGGGAAALCASISAVLLALCVCGGSRRQSAREKVKLQGSTSFGDQEKKLLDLSVTTTTPGNSNEQGSGHGSIVEAYSSGDLELAERGSICDPMSAATVTIERLRPEVAGGAANAIRSVPCAAMFPPPPPEFTNGVLPAGIFGNIFISVSVPQDSSERCYPDLLDLPVHGGVVNKSSTAVAAASSVSSFATLPRRALRSTDLCSPYDNMGPRVTANGSSAFSLTDVDLRLSPPPPPRIIQPPHEFVSL